A window from Caulobacter sp. X encodes these proteins:
- the glmM gene encoding phosphoglucosamine mutase has translation MSKRAYFGTDGIRGQANKHPMTAEVALRVGLAAGKLFRSQDERRHLVVIGKDTRLSGYMIEPALVAGLTSVGLDVRLFGPLPTPAVAMMTRSMRADLGVMISASHNNFADNGIKLFGPDGYKLSDEQELKIEALMDEGLQEGLAAPRELGRVKRIDDAQARYVEIVKATFPRHRNLSGLRIVIDCANGAAYKVAPTALYELGAEVISLGVSPDGTNINEECGSTHPEAMAKMVREYRADIGIALDGDADRLVICDEKGVVVDGDQIMAIIAGAFAKAGALKGGGVVATVMSNLGLERHLNAQGMSLERTAVGDRYVMQRMREGGFNVGGEQSGHLILSDFSTTGDGLIAALQVLAVMVESGQPMSALSRQFEPVPQLLENVRFAGGKPLEAKTVKEAIADGEAQLNGSGRIVVRASGTEPLIRIMAEGDDPALVKKVVKSIAGAVKAA, from the coding sequence ATGAGCAAGCGCGCCTATTTCGGCACCGACGGCATCCGCGGCCAGGCCAACAAGCATCCGATGACGGCCGAGGTGGCCCTGCGCGTCGGCCTGGCGGCCGGCAAGCTGTTCCGCTCGCAGGACGAGCGCCGCCACCTGGTGGTGATCGGCAAGGACACCCGCCTGTCGGGCTACATGATCGAGCCCGCCCTGGTGGCGGGCCTGACCAGCGTGGGCCTGGACGTGCGCCTGTTCGGCCCGCTCCCCACGCCGGCCGTGGCGATGATGACGCGCTCGATGCGCGCCGACCTGGGCGTCATGATCTCGGCCAGCCACAACAACTTCGCCGACAACGGCATCAAGCTGTTCGGCCCCGACGGTTACAAGCTGTCGGACGAGCAGGAGCTGAAGATCGAGGCCCTGATGGACGAGGGCCTGCAGGAGGGCCTCGCCGCGCCGCGCGAGCTGGGCCGGGTCAAGCGGATCGACGACGCCCAGGCGCGCTATGTCGAGATCGTCAAGGCGACCTTCCCGCGCCATCGCAACCTGTCGGGCCTGCGGATCGTCATCGATTGCGCCAACGGCGCCGCGTACAAGGTCGCTCCGACCGCCCTTTATGAGCTGGGCGCCGAGGTGATCTCGCTGGGCGTGAGCCCCGACGGCACCAACATCAACGAGGAGTGCGGCTCGACCCATCCCGAGGCCATGGCCAAGATGGTTCGCGAGTACCGCGCCGACATCGGCATCGCCCTGGACGGCGACGCCGACCGCCTGGTGATCTGCGACGAGAAGGGCGTCGTCGTCGACGGCGACCAGATCATGGCGATCATCGCCGGCGCCTTCGCCAAGGCCGGCGCGCTGAAGGGCGGCGGCGTCGTCGCCACCGTCATGTCGAACCTCGGCCTCGAGCGCCATCTGAACGCCCAGGGCATGTCCTTGGAGCGCACCGCCGTGGGCGACCGTTATGTCATGCAGCGCATGCGCGAGGGCGGCTTCAATGTCGGCGGCGAGCAGTCGGGCCACCTGATCCTGTCGGACTTCTCGACCACGGGCGACGGCCTGATCGCCGCCCTGCAGGTGCTGGCGGTGATGGTCGAGAGCGGCCAGCCGATGAGCGCGCTCAGCCGCCAGTTCGAGCCGGTGCCGCAACTGCTGGAAAACGTCCGCTTCGCCGGCGGCAAGCCGCTGGAGGCCAAGACGGTGAAGGAAGCCATCGCCGACGGCGAGGCCCAGCTGAACGGCTCGGGCCGGATCGTGGTCCGCGCCTCGGGCACCGAGCCCCTGATCCGCATCATGGCCGAGGGCGACGACCCGGCCCTGGTCAAGAAGGTGGTCAAGTCGATCGCCGGCGCCGTGAAGGCGGCTTAG
- the glmS gene encoding glutamine--fructose-6-phosphate transaminase (isomerizing) encodes MCGIIGIVGKQPVADRLIESLKRLEYRGYDSAGIAGVVGDHIERRRAQGKIKALEAVLEGEPLPATTGIGHTRWATHGAPNVKNAHPHTAGRVTLVHNGIIENFAELKAELAAAGRTFESDTDTEVIAQLIDAELATGLAPLEAFKATLDRLTGAYALAVLIEGEKDLILGARRGSPLVVGEGQGEMFLGSDALAVGPFTNRVIYLEEGDYVALDHDSHRIFDASGAPVNRLVRVVPTSAVMLEKGNYRHFMEKEIHDQPEGCQRTISAYVDTLTSRASVPGDIDFAKLDRIQVVACGTSYIAGVVGKYLIEQLADLPVDVEIASEFRYRQPAIRKDALVVAMSQSGETADTLAALRYCKAKGMKSAVVVNAQESTMAREVDVVWPIHCGPEIGVASTKAFTAQVSVMIALAIAAAKARGTIDAAEEQRLVKVLLEAPRLIAEAIGLEDAIKEIAADVAKARDVLYLGRGPMSALALEGALKLKEISYIHAEGYAAGELKHGPIALVDDQTPIVILAPHDSYFEKSASNMSEVMARGGQVIFITDTEGVKHAPAGAKVVVTAPASDPLVSTLVMSAPIQLLAYHVAVVKGADVDQPRNLAKSVTVE; translated from the coding sequence ATGTGCGGCATTATCGGCATTGTCGGCAAGCAACCGGTCGCCGACCGTCTGATCGAAAGCCTCAAGCGTCTTGAGTACCGCGGCTATGACTCGGCGGGGATCGCCGGCGTGGTCGGCGACCATATCGAGCGCCGTCGGGCCCAGGGCAAGATCAAGGCGCTGGAGGCGGTGCTCGAGGGCGAGCCCCTGCCGGCGACCACCGGCATCGGCCACACCCGCTGGGCGACCCACGGCGCGCCGAACGTCAAGAACGCCCACCCGCACACGGCCGGCCGGGTGACCCTGGTCCACAACGGCATCATCGAGAACTTCGCCGAGCTGAAGGCCGAACTGGCCGCCGCCGGCCGCACCTTCGAGAGCGACACCGACACCGAAGTGATCGCCCAGCTGATCGACGCCGAACTGGCCACGGGTCTGGCGCCCCTGGAGGCGTTCAAGGCCACGCTGGACCGCCTGACCGGCGCCTACGCCCTGGCCGTGCTGATCGAGGGCGAGAAGGATCTGATCCTGGGCGCTCGTCGCGGCAGCCCTCTGGTGGTCGGCGAGGGCCAGGGCGAGATGTTCCTGGGCTCGGACGCCCTGGCCGTCGGCCCCTTCACCAACCGGGTGATCTATCTGGAGGAGGGCGACTACGTGGCCCTCGACCACGACAGCCATCGCATCTTCGACGCCTCGGGCGCGCCGGTGAACCGACTGGTCCGTGTCGTGCCGACCTCGGCGGTGATGCTGGAGAAGGGCAACTACCGGCACTTCATGGAAAAGGAGATCCATGACCAGCCGGAGGGCTGCCAGCGCACCATCTCGGCCTATGTCGACACCCTGACCTCGCGCGCCTCGGTTCCCGGCGACATCGACTTCGCCAAGCTGGACCGGATCCAGGTCGTGGCCTGCGGCACGTCCTATATCGCCGGCGTGGTCGGCAAGTACCTGATCGAGCAGCTGGCCGATCTGCCCGTCGACGTCGAGATCGCCTCGGAGTTCCGCTACCGCCAGCCGGCGATCCGCAAGGACGCCCTGGTCGTGGCCATGTCGCAGTCGGGCGAGACCGCCGACACCCTGGCGGCCCTGCGCTACTGCAAGGCCAAGGGCATGAAGAGCGCGGTGGTGGTCAACGCCCAGGAATCGACCATGGCCCGCGAGGTCGACGTGGTCTGGCCGATCCACTGCGGCCCCGAGATCGGCGTGGCCTCGACCAAGGCCTTCACCGCCCAGGTCAGCGTGATGATCGCCCTGGCCATCGCCGCCGCCAAGGCGCGCGGAACGATCGACGCGGCCGAGGAGCAGCGCCTGGTGAAGGTGCTGCTGGAGGCCCCGCGCCTGATCGCCGAGGCCATCGGCCTTGAGGACGCCATCAAGGAGATCGCCGCCGACGTCGCCAAGGCTCGGGACGTGCTCTATCTGGGTCGCGGTCCGATGTCGGCCCTGGCCCTGGAAGGCGCGTTGAAGCTGAAGGAGATCAGCTACATCCACGCCGAGGGCTACGCCGCCGGCGAGCTGAAGCACGGCCCGATCGCCCTCGTCGACGACCAGACCCCGATCGTCATCCTGGCCCCGCACGACAGCTATTTCGAGAAGTCCGCCTCGAACATGAGCGAGGTGATGGCGCGCGGCGGCCAGGTGATCTTCATCACCGACACCGAGGGCGTGAAGCACGCGCCGGCGGGCGCGAAGGTGGTGGTCACGGCCCCGGCCTCGGACCCGCTGGTCTCGACGCTGGTGATGTCGGCCCCGATCCAGCTCCTGGCCTACCACGTCGCCGTGGTGAAGGGCGCTGACGTCGACCAGCCCCGCAACCTCGCCAAGTCGGTGACGGTGGAGTGA
- a CDS encoding amino acid permease, whose amino-acid sequence MAPFRAADLLRRKPVAQIEGEHPPESLHRSIGLFQLTMLGVGATIGTGIFVALTTAVPAAGPAVILSFVLAGITAALTALCYAELASTIPVSGSSYSYAYATLGEFVAFIVGACLLLEYAVSASAIAVGWGQYLNEMLVDLAGWRLPDAIAKPPGAGGVFNLPAVVLVGACMVLLLRGVKESATANAVLVVLKLLVLLFFVVIAFSGFHARNLTPFMPMGVAGVGAAASSIFFSYIGIDAVSTAGEEVKDPRRTLPLGIVLSLLIVTAIYILVALAAVGAQPWTAFKGQEAGLAVILRNLTGQAWTSLVLCVGAIVSIFSITLVVMYGQTRILYAMSRDGLLPKVFQRLHPRTRSPDLNTYIVAAFIAVLAAFVPLDVLVNLTSMGTLIAFAIVSLGVIILRRIQPDLPRGYRVPLYPALPIASVAFCAYLIIGLPLDTWALFAVWVAGACAIYFGYSRKHSVLNG is encoded by the coding sequence ATGGCCCCGTTCCGCGCGGCCGACCTTCTGCGCCGCAAGCCCGTCGCCCAGATCGAGGGCGAGCATCCGCCCGAGAGCCTGCACCGCTCGATCGGCCTCTTCCAGCTGACCATGCTGGGCGTCGGGGCCACGATCGGCACCGGCATCTTCGTGGCCCTGACCACCGCCGTGCCCGCCGCCGGTCCGGCCGTGATCCTGTCGTTCGTGCTGGCCGGGATCACCGCGGCCCTGACGGCGCTTTGCTACGCCGAACTGGCCTCGACCATTCCCGTGTCGGGTTCGTCCTACTCGTATGCCTATGCGACGCTGGGCGAGTTCGTGGCCTTCATCGTCGGCGCGTGCCTTTTGCTGGAATACGCCGTCTCGGCCTCGGCCATCGCCGTGGGCTGGGGGCAGTATCTGAACGAGATGCTGGTCGACCTGGCCGGCTGGCGGCTGCCCGACGCCATCGCCAAGCCCCCGGGCGCCGGCGGGGTTTTCAACCTGCCCGCCGTGGTGCTGGTCGGCGCCTGCATGGTGCTGTTGCTGCGCGGCGTGAAGGAGTCGGCGACGGCCAACGCCGTGCTGGTGGTGCTGAAGCTGCTGGTGCTGCTGTTCTTCGTCGTGATCGCCTTCAGCGGCTTCCATGCCCGCAACCTGACGCCGTTCATGCCAATGGGCGTGGCGGGCGTCGGCGCGGCGGCTTCGTCGATCTTCTTCTCATATATCGGCATCGACGCGGTCTCGACGGCGGGCGAAGAGGTCAAGGACCCGCGCCGCACCCTGCCCCTGGGCATCGTGCTGTCGCTGCTGATCGTCACGGCCATCTACATCCTGGTCGCCCTGGCCGCCGTCGGGGCCCAGCCCTGGACCGCCTTCAAGGGCCAGGAGGCCGGCCTCGCCGTGATCCTGAGGAACCTGACCGGCCAGGCCTGGACCTCGCTGGTGCTGTGCGTCGGTGCGATCGTGTCGATCTTCTCGATCACCCTGGTCGTCATGTACGGCCAGACGCGGATCCTCTACGCCATGAGCCGCGACGGCCTGCTGCCCAAGGTCTTCCAGCGCCTGCACCCCAGGACCCGCAGCCCGGACCTCAACACCTATATCGTCGCGGCCTTCATCGCCGTGCTGGCGGCCTTCGTGCCGTTGGATGTGCTGGTGAACCTGACCAGCATGGGCACGCTGATCGCCTTCGCCATCGTCTCGCTGGGCGTGATCATCCTGAGGCGCATCCAGCCGGACCTGCCGCGCGGCTATCGGGTTCCGCTCTATCCGGCGCTGCCGATCGCGAGCGTAGCCTTCTGCGCCTACCTGATCATCGGCCTGCCGCTGGATACCTGGGCGCTGTTCGCCGTCTGGGTGGCGGGCGCCTGCGCGATCTATTTCGGCTACTCGCGCAAGCACTCCGTCCTGAACGGTTAG
- a CDS encoding cyclopropane-fatty-acyl-phospholipid synthase family protein translates to MIEALLAKMIKTGDLTAHLPGGRVVKAGDGSGPPVVIRINNRGLRRLANPSLGLGEGYMEGDVVFERGTIADLLTIVGESGGRKPKRGSALTRFRKALKRRIQQVNDRVASRRNVAHHYDLSNDLYRRFLDADMQYSCAYFERPDMTLEEAQAAKKALIGRKLLIKPGMKTLDIGSGWGGLSMTLAKDFGARMTGVTLSTEQLALARERAEKAGLADRIDFRLTDYRDLNEPFDRIVSVGMLEHVGAPNFQTYFDTIARLLDEDGVAVVHSIGKMHGPGATNAFTQKYIFPGGYIPGLSEIVAAIEKAGLWITDIEILRLHYAETCRIWRERFLADPDIPRMFDERFRRMWEFYLAGAELGFRHGGHMVFQIQLAKKRDAVPLTRDYLLTARD, encoded by the coding sequence ATGATCGAAGCTCTTCTCGCCAAGATGATCAAGACCGGCGACCTCACGGCGCATCTGCCCGGAGGCCGCGTCGTGAAGGCGGGCGACGGCTCGGGCCCGCCCGTCGTGATCCGGATCAACAATCGCGGCCTGCGACGCCTGGCCAATCCCAGCCTGGGCCTTGGCGAAGGCTATATGGAGGGCGACGTCGTCTTCGAGCGGGGGACGATCGCCGACCTGCTGACCATCGTCGGCGAGAGCGGCGGGCGAAAGCCCAAGCGCGGCTCGGCGCTGACGCGGTTTCGCAAGGCGCTGAAGCGGCGCATCCAGCAGGTCAATGATCGCGTCGCCTCGCGTCGCAATGTCGCCCACCACTACGACCTGTCGAACGACCTCTACCGGCGATTCCTGGACGCCGACATGCAGTATTCTTGCGCCTATTTCGAGCGTCCGGACATGACGCTGGAGGAGGCCCAGGCCGCCAAGAAGGCGCTGATCGGCCGCAAGCTGCTGATCAAGCCCGGCATGAAGACGCTGGACATCGGCTCGGGCTGGGGCGGCCTCTCCATGACGCTGGCCAAGGACTTCGGCGCGCGGATGACCGGGGTGACCCTGTCGACCGAGCAGCTGGCGCTGGCGAGAGAGCGCGCCGAAAAGGCCGGCCTGGCCGACCGGATCGATTTCCGCCTGACCGACTATCGCGACCTCAACGAGCCCTTCGACCGCATCGTCTCGGTCGGTATGCTCGAGCACGTCGGCGCGCCGAACTTCCAGACCTATTTCGACACCATCGCCCGCCTGCTGGACGAGGACGGCGTGGCCGTGGTCCATTCGATCGGCAAGATGCACGGCCCCGGCGCGACCAACGCCTTCACCCAGAAATACATCTTCCCGGGCGGCTATATTCCCGGCCTGTCGGAGATCGTCGCGGCGATCGAGAAGGCGGGCCTGTGGATCACCGACATCGAGATCCTGCGGCTGCACTATGCCGAGACCTGCCGGATCTGGCGCGAGCGGTTCCTGGCCGATCCGGACATCCCGCGGATGTTCGACGAACGGTTCCGGCGGATGTGGGAGTTCTACCTGGCGGGCGCGGAGCTGGGATTCCGGCACGGCGGCCACATGGTCTTCCAGATCCAGCTGGCCAAGAAGCGCGACGCCGTTCCGCTGACCCGGGACTATTTGCTGACGGCGCGCGATTGA
- a CDS encoding SAM-dependent methyltransferase: MAIEMIPIGRVEGGRDVPEDDDWGESRARIVLDPERFDDEALMGLDTFSHAEIVYVFDRVTDDQIVAGARHPRGNKAWPRIGIFAQRGKNRPNRIGVTVCEIVAVNGRTLEVKGLDAIDGTPVLDIKPVMSGFAPRGEVREPDWAREIMAAYW, encoded by the coding sequence ATGGCGATCGAAATGATCCCGATCGGGCGGGTCGAGGGCGGCCGCGATGTTCCCGAGGACGACGACTGGGGCGAGAGCCGCGCTCGGATCGTTCTGGACCCGGAGCGTTTCGACGACGAGGCGCTGATGGGTCTCGACACCTTCAGCCACGCCGAGATCGTTTATGTCTTCGATAGGGTTACCGACGACCAGATCGTCGCCGGCGCGCGCCATCCGCGCGGCAACAAGGCCTGGCCCCGCATCGGCATCTTCGCCCAGCGCGGCAAGAACCGGCCCAACCGCATCGGCGTCACGGTCTGCGAGATCGTGGCCGTCAACGGCCGGACGCTGGAGGTGAAGGGGCTGGACGCCATCGACGGCACGCCGGTGCTGGACATCAAGCCGGTGATGAGCGGCTTCGCGCCCCGTGGCGAGGTTCGCGAGCCGGACTGGGCGCGCGAGATCATGGCCGCCTACTGGTGA
- a CDS encoding nuclear transport factor 2 family protein gives MLALLIAAALQTAAPPPADVEDKAVLATAQAFFDAFEKGDAAAMRATLLPNAQLMSLTSRPGGETALRRFGFEETFGAKPPSGAKEWMWSPVIIRRGGLATISAPYELSINGKSVHCGLDVFTLVKTEGAWKIASISWTAEPDACPEIRAM, from the coding sequence ATGCTCGCCCTGCTGATCGCGGCCGCGCTCCAGACCGCCGCGCCGCCGCCCGCCGATGTCGAGGACAAGGCGGTGCTGGCGACCGCCCAGGCCTTCTTCGACGCGTTCGAGAAGGGCGACGCGGCGGCCATGCGCGCGACGCTGCTGCCGAACGCCCAGCTGATGTCGCTGACCAGCCGACCTGGCGGCGAAACCGCCCTGCGCCGCTTCGGCTTCGAGGAGACCTTCGGGGCCAAGCCGCCGTCCGGGGCCAAGGAGTGGATGTGGTCGCCGGTGATCATCCGCCGCGGCGGTCTGGCGACCATCTCCGCGCCCTATGAGCTCTCGATCAACGGCAAGAGCGTCCATTGCGGACTGGACGTGTTCACCCTGGTCAAGACCGAGGGCGCCTGGAAGATCGCCAGCATCAGCTGGACCGCCGAGCCGGACGCCTGCCCCGAAATCCGGGCGATGTAG
- a CDS encoding YkvA family protein: protein MSGDAKPSPDVNVNDVLDPAKALVPATVRVNEERVERGFLPKIRKVAAKVPFAADALSVWWCARDPETPTAAKGMMLAALAYFVLPTDALPDILPVIGFTDDAAVFAALMAILGRTLKPRHKEAAQAFLRRLSDES, encoded by the coding sequence ATGAGCGGCGACGCCAAACCGTCCCCCGACGTAAACGTCAACGACGTGCTGGACCCGGCCAAGGCGCTGGTCCCCGCCACGGTGCGCGTCAACGAAGAGCGGGTCGAGCGCGGCTTCCTGCCCAAGATCCGCAAGGTCGCGGCCAAGGTCCCGTTCGCGGCCGACGCCCTGTCGGTCTGGTGGTGCGCTCGCGACCCCGAAACGCCGACGGCCGCCAAGGGCATGATGCTGGCGGCCCTGGCCTATTTCGTCCTGCCGACCGACGCCCTGCCCGACATCCTGCCGGTCATCGGCTTCACCGACGACGCGGCGGTCTTCGCGGCCCTGATGGCGATCCTCGGCCGCACGCTGAAGCCCCGCCACAAGGAAGCCGCCCAGGCCTTCCTGCGTCGCCTCTCCGACGAGAGCTGA